One genomic segment of Ancylobacter sp. IITR112 includes these proteins:
- a CDS encoding XdhC family protein: MDLTLLDELNAERAARRAAVLVTDLDGGAQRLVRAGDAGTDPLAPHLAEALRSGRSGRVEAEGRRLFLTVQLPAPRLVITGAVHISQTLAPMAAALGFEVTIIDPRTAFATPERFPGVDVRAQWPQDALAERPLDPFTAVAALAHDPKIDDPALEAALSAGCFYVGALGSRKSHAGRLERLAGRGMSRAALERIRAPIGLDIGAATPAEIAVSILAQLVGELRRRPARPPAALVLAAGQGTRMPQSHKLTLPLGGVPLVRRVVETALAARTRPVIVVTGHEDALVRAALDGLDVTFAANPDFARGLSTSLRAGVAALPKETERVVVLLGDMPKVEPALIDRLADALDPARGRLAAVPVGQGRRGNPVALARALFPALMTLEGDVGARRILADNPDFVVELPVEGEGAFVDVDTSEDLEALEIHEIAAAADVDAAAALEAMRAEDA; encoded by the coding sequence ATGGACCTCACCTTGCTCGATGAACTGAACGCCGAGCGCGCCGCCCGCCGCGCCGCCGTGCTGGTCACCGATCTCGACGGCGGCGCCCAGCGGCTGGTGCGCGCCGGCGACGCCGGCACCGATCCGCTGGCGCCGCATCTGGCGGAAGCGCTGCGCAGCGGCCGCAGTGGGCGGGTGGAGGCGGAGGGACGGCGGCTGTTCCTCACCGTCCAGCTTCCCGCGCCACGTCTCGTCATCACCGGCGCGGTGCATATCTCGCAGACGCTGGCGCCGATGGCGGCAGCGCTCGGCTTCGAGGTGACGATCATCGACCCGCGCACCGCCTTCGCGACGCCCGAGCGCTTTCCCGGTGTCGATGTGCGGGCTCAATGGCCGCAGGATGCGCTGGCCGAGCGGCCTCTCGACCCGTTCACCGCCGTGGCGGCGCTGGCGCATGACCCGAAGATCGACGATCCCGCGCTGGAGGCGGCGCTTAGCGCCGGCTGCTTCTATGTCGGCGCGCTCGGTTCGCGTAAATCCCATGCCGGCCGGCTGGAACGGCTCGCGGGCCGCGGGATGTCGCGCGCCGCGCTTGAGCGTATCCGCGCGCCAATCGGGCTCGATATCGGCGCGGCGACGCCGGCGGAGATCGCGGTGTCGATCCTTGCCCAATTGGTCGGCGAACTGCGCCGCCGTCCCGCCCGCCCGCCGGCGGCGCTGGTGCTCGCCGCCGGGCAGGGCACGCGCATGCCGCAGTCGCACAAGCTGACTCTGCCGCTCGGCGGTGTGCCGCTGGTGCGCCGGGTGGTGGAGACGGCGCTGGCGGCACGGACGCGGCCGGTGATCGTGGTCACCGGCCATGAAGACGCTTTGGTGCGGGCGGCGCTCGACGGGCTCGATGTCACCTTCGCCGCCAACCCCGATTTCGCGCGCGGCCTCTCCACCTCGCTGCGCGCCGGCGTCGCGGCGCTGCCGAAGGAGACGGAGCGCGTGGTGGTTCTGCTCGGCGACATGCCGAAGGTGGAGCCTGCTCTCATCGACCGCCTCGCCGATGCGCTCGATCCCGCGCGGGGGAGGCTGGCTGCGGTGCCGGTGGGGCAGGGCCGTCGCGGCAACCCGGTGGCGCTGGCGCGCGCGCTGTTCCCGGCGCTGATGACGCTGGAAGGCGATGTCGGCGCGCGTCGCATCCTCGCCGACAATCCCGATTTCGTCGTCGAGCTGCCGGTGGAGGGGGAGGGCGCCTTTGTCGATGTCGACACGAGCGAGGACCTTGAGGCGCTGGAAATCCACGAGATCGCCGCCGCCGCCGATGTCGATGCCGCCGCCGCGCTGGAGGCGATGCGGGCGGAGGACGCCTGA
- a CDS encoding XdhC family protein, translated as MLTGEDDVLQMAARWRRDGRGVALATVIETWGSAPRPVGSHLAIDEDGNFLGSVSGGCVEGAVVAEAAEVIADGRARLLEFGVADATAWEVGLSCGGRIAVYVEKVG; from the coding sequence ATGCTGACAGGCGAGGACGATGTGCTGCAGATGGCGGCGCGCTGGCGGCGCGACGGCCGGGGTGTAGCGCTGGCGACCGTGATCGAGACCTGGGGATCGGCTCCGCGCCCGGTCGGCAGTCATCTCGCCATTGACGAAGACGGCAATTTCCTCGGCTCGGTGTCGGGCGGCTGCGTCGAGGGCGCGGTGGTGGCGGAAGCGGCCGAGGTGATCGCCGACGGGCGGGCGCGGCTGCTGGAGTTTGGCGTCGCCGATGCCACCGCCTGGGAGGTGGGGCTTTCCTGCGGCGGACGCATCGCCGTCTATGTCGAGAAGGTCGGCTGA
- a CDS encoding lysine-2,3-aminomutase-like protein encodes MNSPLRTPLPAPEAPAARTLRRVGELAQAGLVTAEPALEAVEARYAVAVTPTLAGRIDRSNPADPIARQFLPDARELETRPEERDDPIGDEAHSPVPGIVHRYPDRVLLKLVGVCAVYCRFCFRREMVGPGAETSLSDDALDAALAYIAGRPEIWEVVLTGGDPLVASPRRLAELMARLAAIAHVKIVRFHTRVPVAAPERITAALVASLRAPGVTTYVAIHANHARELGPEARTALARLADAGIALVGQSVLLAGVNDEAETLAALFRALVECRVKPYYLHHPDLAPGTAHFRLPIKRGQELMAALRGRVSGLALPTYVLDIPGGHGKVPVGPSYLEPAPEGWRVTDYCGGVQAYGEGV; translated from the coding sequence ATGAATTCGCCCCTCCGCACGCCCCTCCCCGCGCCCGAAGCCCCGGCCGCCCGCACCCTGCGCCGCGTGGGGGAATTGGCGCAGGCCGGGCTGGTGACGGCCGAACCGGCGCTGGAAGCGGTGGAAGCGCGCTATGCCGTGGCGGTCACACCGACGCTCGCTGGCCGGATCGACCGAAGCAACCCCGCCGACCCCATCGCCCGGCAGTTCCTGCCCGATGCGCGCGAGCTGGAGACGCGGCCGGAAGAGCGCGACGACCCGATCGGCGACGAGGCGCACAGCCCGGTGCCGGGCATCGTCCACCGCTACCCCGACCGGGTGCTGCTGAAACTGGTGGGGGTCTGCGCCGTCTATTGCCGCTTCTGCTTCCGTCGGGAGATGGTCGGGCCCGGCGCGGAGACCAGCCTGTCCGACGACGCGCTCGACGCCGCCCTCGCCTATATCGCCGGCCGGCCGGAGATATGGGAAGTGGTGCTCACCGGCGGCGATCCGCTGGTCGCCTCGCCGCGACGGCTGGCGGAGCTGATGGCGCGCCTCGCCGCGATTGCGCATGTGAAGATCGTGCGTTTCCACACCCGCGTGCCCGTCGCCGCGCCGGAGCGGATCACCGCCGCGCTGGTGGCGTCGCTGCGCGCACCGGGCGTAACCACCTATGTCGCCATCCATGCCAATCATGCGCGCGAACTCGGCCCCGAGGCGCGCACCGCCCTCGCCCGTCTCGCCGATGCCGGCATCGCGCTGGTGGGGCAGAGCGTCCTGCTCGCCGGGGTCAATGATGAGGCGGAGACGCTCGCCGCGCTGTTCCGCGCGCTGGTGGAATGCCGGGTGAAACCCTATTACCTCCACCATCCCGACCTCGCCCCCGGCACGGCGCATTTCCGCCTGCCCATCAAGCGCGGGCAGGAGCTGATGGCGGCGCTGCGCGGGCGCGTCTCCGGTCTCGCGCTTCCGACCTATGTACTCGACATCCCCGGCGGCCACGGCAAGGTGCCGGTCGGCCCGTCCTATCTGGAACCGGCGCCGGAAGGCTGGCGCGTCACCGATTATTGCGGCGGCGTGCAGGCCTATGGAGAGGGCGTGTGA
- a CDS encoding ABC transporter ATP-binding protein: MSDTLTVPAAALAGAGRTEAPMLQVRGVKTFYGNIMALRGVDVDVYKGEIVTLIGSNGAGKSTLMMTIFGQPRPREGAILFEGRDITKVPTHEIAHLKIAQSPEGRRIFPRMSVFENLQMGAAIDGFAHFDADLDKVFTLFPRLKERINQRGGTLSGGEQQMLAIGRALMSRPRLLMLDEPSLGLAPLVVRMIFDAIRELNRTEGLTVLLVEQNAFHALKLAHRGYVLVNGAITLSGEGRELLERPEVRAAYLEGGAH, from the coding sequence ATGAGCGACACTCTCACCGTTCCCGCTGCCGCCCTCGCCGGCGCCGGCCGCACCGAGGCGCCGATGCTGCAGGTGCGCGGGGTCAAGACCTTCTACGGCAACATCATGGCCCTGCGCGGCGTCGATGTGGATGTCTACAAGGGCGAGATCGTCACGCTGATCGGCTCCAACGGCGCCGGCAAGTCGACGCTGATGATGACCATCTTCGGCCAGCCCCGCCCGCGCGAGGGTGCGATCCTGTTCGAGGGCCGGGACATCACCAAGGTGCCGACCCACGAGATCGCGCATCTCAAGATCGCCCAGTCCCCGGAGGGGCGGCGCATCTTCCCGCGCATGAGCGTGTTCGAAAACCTGCAGATGGGCGCGGCGATCGACGGCTTCGCCCATTTCGACGCGGATCTCGACAAGGTCTTCACCCTGTTCCCGCGCCTGAAGGAGCGCATCAACCAGCGCGGCGGCACGCTGTCCGGCGGCGAGCAGCAGATGCTGGCCATCGGCCGGGCGCTGATGAGCCGGCCGCGCCTGCTGATGCTGGACGAGCCCTCGCTCGGCCTCGCGCCGCTGGTGGTGCGGATGATCTTCGACGCCATCCGCGAACTCAACCGCACGGAGGGTCTGACCGTGCTTCTGGTGGAGCAGAACGCCTTCCACGCGCTCAAGCTCGCCCATCGCGGCTATGTCCTTGTCAACGGCGCCATCACCCTCTCCGGCGAGGGTCGTGAGCTGCTGGAGCGCCCGGAAGTACGCGCCGCCTATCTCGAAGGAGGAGCGCACTGA
- the livM gene encoding high-affinity branched-chain amino acid ABC transporter permease LivM: protein MAVQTAAPAAPAAPAAGSPSLLGHAFKDALVSGLIALGLFGPLIGFETVIIDGALGLAYRPSLLAIMVGIIFVGRLLLNLTVWSPNRAPAVRTGPSVFDRVGRAVGPGVKPVLLAFAVAFPAIAVFSLGGLNESRYLIDLGILILTYVMLGWGLNIVVGLAGLLDLGYVAFYAVGAYTYALLATSAPINDFFAGLFGATFWANWAFWICLPMAGIFAGLWGMILGFPVLRLRGDYLAIVTLAFGEIIRLVLINWVDFTNGGAGIASIPRATFFGIPFNAGPDGFAALFGLPFSPMHRIVFLYFVILALALLTAFVTVRLRRLPVGRAWEALREDEIACRSLGINTTTTKLSAFATGAMFGGFAGCFFAVRAGFVSPESFTFDVSAMILAIVVLGGMGSQIGVAVAAAVMMGGMEMLRNLGFLKQVFGNDFDPSLYRMLIFGFAMVAIMVWKPRGLVSTRDPTIFLKERKAVSGDLVKEGHG from the coding sequence ATGGCTGTCCAGACCGCCGCTCCCGCTGCGCCCGCGGCCCCGGCCGCCGGCTCCCCGTCACTCCTCGGCCACGCCTTCAAGGACGCGCTGGTCTCCGGCCTGATCGCGCTCGGCCTGTTCGGCCCGCTGATCGGCTTCGAGACCGTCATCATCGACGGCGCGCTGGGGCTTGCCTACCGGCCCTCGCTGCTGGCCATCATGGTCGGCATCATCTTCGTCGGCCGGCTGCTGCTGAACCTCACCGTGTGGTCGCCGAACCGCGCGCCCGCTGTCCGCACCGGCCCGAGCGTGTTCGACCGTGTCGGCCGCGCCGTCGGCCCCGGCGTCAAGCCGGTGCTGCTGGCCTTCGCGGTGGCGTTCCCCGCCATCGCGGTCTTCTCGCTCGGCGGACTGAACGAGAGCCGCTATCTGATCGACCTCGGCATCCTGATCCTCACCTATGTGATGCTCGGCTGGGGGCTCAACATCGTGGTCGGCCTCGCCGGTCTGCTCGATCTGGGCTATGTCGCCTTCTACGCGGTGGGGGCGTACACCTACGCCCTGCTCGCCACCTCGGCGCCGATCAATGATTTCTTCGCCGGCCTGTTCGGCGCGACCTTCTGGGCCAACTGGGCGTTCTGGATCTGCCTGCCCATGGCCGGCATCTTCGCCGGGCTCTGGGGCATGATCCTCGGCTTCCCGGTGCTGCGCCTGCGCGGCGACTATCTCGCCATCGTCACCCTGGCCTTTGGCGAGATCATTCGCCTGGTGCTGATCAACTGGGTCGATTTCACCAATGGCGGCGCCGGCATCGCCTCGATCCCACGCGCGACCTTCTTCGGCATTCCCTTCAATGCCGGGCCGGATGGTTTCGCCGCGCTGTTCGGGCTGCCCTTCAGTCCGATGCACCGCATCGTCTTCCTCTATTTCGTCATCCTGGCGCTGGCGCTGCTCACCGCCTTCGTCACGGTGCGGCTGCGCCGGCTGCCCGTCGGCCGCGCCTGGGAAGCGCTGCGCGAGGACGAGATCGCCTGCCGCTCGCTCGGCATCAACACCACGACGACCAAACTCTCCGCCTTCGCCACCGGCGCGATGTTCGGCGGCTTCGCCGGCTGCTTCTTCGCCGTGCGCGCCGGCTTCGTCAGCCCGGAAAGCTTCACCTTCGACGTGTCGGCGATGATCCTCGCCATCGTCGTGCTCGGCGGCATGGGCTCGCAGATCGGCGTGGCGGTGGCGGCGGCGGTGATGATGGGCGGCATGGAAATGCTGCGCAATCTCGGCTTCCTCAAGCAGGTCTTCGGCAATGATTTCGACCCCAGCCTGTACCGTATGCTGATCTTCGGCTTCGCCATGGTCGCCATCATGGTGTGGAAGCCGCGCGGGCTGGTCTCCACCCGCGACCCGACGATCTTCCTGAAGGAACGCAAGGCCGTTTCCGGCGATCTCGTGAAGGAGGGCCATGGCTGA
- a CDS encoding flavin reductase — protein MDQSKAHEAVHHDAGHAVEAGLYREAMSRLVAAVHVITTRGAEGRAGFTATAVASVSDSPPTLLVCLNRRIRSAPAFRQAGRFAVNLLAAEQQAVAEAFGGRGGLEGDQRFGVGEWHDGALGVPCLARAVAVFECRLVEARTIATHDVLVGRVEAVTLGPDKAKLAYLGRGFLAI, from the coding sequence GTGGACCAGTCCAAGGCTCATGAGGCGGTGCATCACGACGCCGGTCACGCGGTCGAGGCCGGGCTCTATCGCGAGGCGATGAGCCGCCTCGTCGCCGCCGTGCATGTCATCACCACCCGCGGCGCCGAGGGGCGCGCCGGCTTCACCGCCACCGCCGTTGCCTCGGTGTCCGACAGCCCGCCGACGCTGCTGGTCTGCCTCAACCGCCGCATCCGCTCGGCGCCCGCCTTTCGTCAGGCGGGGCGCTTCGCGGTGAACCTGCTCGCCGCCGAACAGCAGGCGGTGGCGGAAGCATTTGGCGGGCGTGGCGGGCTGGAGGGCGACCAACGGTTCGGTGTCGGCGAGTGGCATGACGGCGCGCTGGGCGTGCCCTGCCTCGCGCGGGCGGTCGCGGTGTTCGAGTGCCGGCTGGTGGAGGCGCGCACCATCGCCACCCATGATGTGCTGGTGGGGCGGGTGGAGGCGGTGACGCTCGGCCCGGACAAGGCCAAGCTCGCCTATCTCGGGCGCGGGTTCCTCGCCATCTAA
- a CDS encoding branched-chain amino acid ABC transporter permease — protein MEIFVQQLINGLTLGSIYGLIAIGYTMVFGIIGMVNFAHGDVFMVSAFIALICFLLVTTVLGITSIFLALAIVLVVAMFFTSLLNWAIERVAYRPLRGSFRLAPMISAIGMSIFLANFVQVTQGPRNKPIPPMVTDVIVLMDNGSYQVTLAWKQVIIMVITAVLLGGFWYLVQKTSLGRAQRACEQDRKMAALLGINVDHTISLTFVIGAALAAVAGTLYLMYYGVANFADGFVPGVKAFTAAVLGGIGSLPGAVLGGLLIGLIETFWSAYFSIEYKDVAAFSILAITLIFMPQGLLGRPEVEKV, from the coding sequence ATGGAAATTTTCGTTCAGCAGCTCATCAACGGGCTGACGCTCGGCTCGATCTACGGGCTGATCGCCATCGGCTACACCATGGTGTTCGGCATCATCGGCATGGTGAACTTCGCCCATGGCGACGTGTTCATGGTCTCCGCCTTCATCGCGCTGATCTGCTTCCTGTTGGTCACCACGGTGCTGGGCATCACCTCCATCTTCCTCGCCCTCGCCATCGTGCTTGTCGTGGCGATGTTCTTCACCTCGCTGCTGAACTGGGCGATCGAGCGGGTGGCCTACCGGCCGCTGCGCGGCTCGTTCCGGCTGGCGCCGATGATCTCCGCCATCGGCATGTCCATCTTCCTCGCCAATTTCGTCCAGGTGACGCAGGGCCCGCGCAACAAGCCGATCCCGCCCATGGTCACCGACGTGATCGTGCTGATGGACAATGGCTCCTACCAGGTCACCCTCGCCTGGAAGCAGGTCATCATCATGGTCATCACCGCCGTTCTGCTCGGCGGCTTCTGGTACCTCGTGCAGAAGACCTCGCTCGGCCGCGCCCAGCGCGCCTGCGAACAGGACCGCAAGATGGCGGCGCTGCTCGGCATCAATGTCGATCACACCATCTCGCTGACCTTCGTCATCGGCGCGGCGCTGGCCGCCGTCGCCGGCACGCTCTACCTCATGTATTACGGCGTCGCGAACTTCGCCGACGGCTTCGTGCCCGGCGTCAAGGCCTTCACCGCGGCGGTTCTCGGCGGCATCGGCTCGCTGCCGGGCGCGGTGCTCGGCGGGCTGCTGATCGGGCTCATCGAGACCTTCTGGTCGGCCTATTTCTCCATTGAGTACAAGGACGTGGCGGCGTTCTCCATCCTTGCCATCACGCTCATCTTCATGCCGCAGGGCCTGCTCGGCCGGCCCGAGGTCGAGAAGGTCTGA
- a CDS encoding NAD(P)/FAD-dependent oxidoreductase yields MCAIEAGRRGRRVVVLDHARAPGEKIRISGGGRCNFTNRDAGPRNYLSANPGFAISALKRYSAQDFIARIDRRGIAWHEKTLGQLFCDGSARQVVDMLTDDLREAGGALRLSTAISDIARGADGFTVASSDGAFACRSLVIASGGKSIPKMGATGFGYEVAERFGLALQPTRPGLVPLTLDPALLERLAPLAGVAVEARVSHGKTRFDEGLLFTHRGLSGPAILQISSYWRQGEEIALALAPQVDLFARLREMRAANGRQAPATALASLLPKRLAQLIAEREAGPANLADLSDKALRRIEAAVNDWRLKPTGSEGYRTAEVTLGGVDTAGLDSRTLEARTVPGLYFIGEVVDVTGWLGGYNFQWAWSSGWVAGQNA; encoded by the coding sequence ATGTGCGCCATCGAGGCCGGCCGGCGCGGGCGCCGTGTCGTGGTGCTCGATCACGCCCGCGCGCCGGGCGAGAAGATCCGCATTTCCGGCGGCGGGCGTTGCAACTTCACCAATCGCGATGCCGGCCCGCGCAACTATCTCTCCGCCAATCCCGGCTTCGCCATATCGGCGCTGAAGCGCTACAGCGCGCAGGATTTCATCGCCCGTATCGACCGACGCGGCATCGCCTGGCACGAGAAGACGCTCGGCCAGCTCTTCTGCGACGGCTCGGCGCGGCAGGTGGTGGACATGCTCACCGACGATCTGCGCGAGGCCGGCGGCGCGTTGCGGCTGTCAACCGCCATTAGCGACATCGCGCGGGGTGCAGACGGCTTTACGGTGGCGAGCAGCGACGGCGCCTTCGCCTGCCGCTCGCTGGTGATCGCCTCGGGGGGCAAGTCGATCCCGAAAATGGGCGCCACCGGCTTCGGCTATGAGGTGGCGGAGCGCTTCGGGCTAGCGCTGCAGCCCACCCGCCCCGGCTTGGTGCCGCTGACGCTCGACCCCGCGCTGCTGGAACGCCTCGCCCCGCTGGCCGGCGTGGCGGTGGAGGCAAGGGTGAGCCATGGGAAAACGCGGTTCGACGAGGGGCTGCTGTTCACCCATCGCGGCCTGTCAGGACCGGCGATCCTGCAGATTTCCTCCTATTGGCGCCAAGGCGAGGAGATCGCGCTGGCGCTGGCCCCGCAGGTCGACCTGTTCGCCCGGCTGCGCGAGATGCGCGCCGCCAATGGCCGGCAGGCGCCCGCCACCGCGCTCGCAAGCCTGCTGCCCAAGCGCCTCGCCCAGCTTATCGCCGAGCGCGAGGCCGGCCCGGCGAACCTCGCCGACCTCTCCGACAAGGCGCTGCGGCGGATCGAGGCAGCGGTGAATGACTGGCGGCTGAAGCCGACCGGCTCGGAAGGCTACCGCACCGCCGAGGTGACGCTCGGCGGCGTCGACACCGCCGGGCTCGATTCGCGCACGCTGGAAGCGCGCACCGTGCCGGGACTCTATTTCATCGGCGAGGTGGTGGATGTCACCGGCTGGCTCGGCGGCTATAATTTCCAGTGGGCGTGGTCCTCCGGCTGGGTGGCCGGGCAGAACGCCTGA
- a CDS encoding ABC transporter ATP-binding protein has product MATSPANGLPRWDADPILIVEHLFMRFGGLIAVNDLSFKVGRGDITALIGPNGAGKTTVFNCITGFYKPSEGRLILAQGRAPTPDEIAEVTRIGERSLTGGGAGVYLLERMPDYRVSGEAKVARTFQNIRLFTGMTVLENLMVAQHNALMAASGYSLKGLFGLPGWTKAQKAATAKAEYWLDKVGLTERADDPAGDLPYGAQRRLEIARAMCSEPILLCLDEPAAGLNPRESLELNTLLRAIRAEHGTSILLIEHDMSVVMEISDHVVVLDYGTKISDGTPEAVKNDPRVIAAYLGVDEDAIEEVEAQLHIEHSAPGASA; this is encoded by the coding sequence ATGGCAACCTCTCCCGCAAATGGCCTCCCGCGCTGGGACGCCGACCCTATCCTCATCGTCGAACACCTGTTCATGCGCTTCGGCGGCCTGATCGCGGTCAACGACCTCAGCTTCAAGGTCGGGCGCGGCGACATCACCGCGCTGATCGGCCCCAACGGCGCCGGCAAGACCACGGTGTTCAACTGCATCACCGGCTTCTACAAGCCGAGCGAGGGGCGCCTCATCCTGGCCCAGGGCCGCGCCCCGACGCCGGACGAGATCGCCGAGGTGACGCGCATCGGCGAACGCTCGCTCACCGGCGGCGGCGCCGGCGTGTACCTGCTGGAGCGCATGCCCGACTACCGGGTGTCCGGCGAGGCAAAGGTCGCCCGCACCTTCCAGAACATCCGCCTGTTCACCGGCATGACCGTGCTGGAAAACCTCATGGTGGCGCAGCACAACGCGCTGATGGCGGCTTCGGGCTATTCGCTCAAGGGGCTGTTCGGCCTGCCGGGCTGGACGAAGGCGCAGAAGGCCGCGACCGCCAAGGCGGAATACTGGCTCGACAAGGTCGGCCTCACCGAGCGCGCCGACGATCCGGCCGGCGACCTGCCCTATGGCGCCCAGCGCCGGCTGGAGATCGCCCGCGCCATGTGCTCGGAACCGATCCTGCTCTGCCTCGACGAGCCCGCCGCCGGCCTCAACCCGCGCGAGAGCCTCGAACTCAACACGCTGCTGCGCGCCATCCGCGCCGAGCACGGCACCTCGATCCTGCTGATCGAGCACGACATGAGCGTGGTGATGGAGATTTCCGATCACGTCGTCGTGCTTGATTACGGCACCAAGATTTCCGACGGCACGCCGGAGGCGGTGAAGAACGATCCGCGCGTCATCGCCGCCTATCTCGGCGTCGACGAGGACGCGATCGAGGAGGTCGAGGCCCAGCTTCACATCGAGCATTCGGCGCCGGGAGCCAGCGCATGA